In a genomic window of Methylobacter sp. YRD-M1:
- a CDS encoding Ni/Fe hydrogenase subunit alpha: protein MYDNLETAENPENLKRVAIDPVSRVEGHGKITLLLDQDNKVKQARLHIVEFRGFERFMQGRPYWEFPVIVQRLCGICPISHQLAAGKAIDQLVGIDPQNLPPAADKLRRLLHFGQVLQSHALHFFYLASPDLLFGFESDLNKRNIVAVLEAYPDIGLQGIKLRKYGQEVIRMICGKRIHGTGAIAGGMNKPLTQAERDYLLQDIDQIIAWAAGAVELVKKVHGSNQPYYDQFATIRSNYLGLTRPDGALELYHGGLRARSDKGETIIDHVDYCQYNDYIHEEVRSWSYMKFPYLLSLGKENGWYRVGPLARINNCDYIDTPLAEAERLEFKAYGGEAMVHSTLAYHWTRMIEALHCAERIKELLNDPDIMSHDLVVEGEKRCEGIGVIEAPRGTLFHHYRANEDGLVTKVNLIVSTTSNNMAMNESVRQVAAEYLSGQELTEPLLNNLEVAVRAYDPCLSCATHAVGKMPLQLELIDTEGKLLDRLVRHSDGEFEHNLDG from the coding sequence ATGTACGATAATTTGGAAACGGCTGAAAATCCGGAAAATCTGAAGCGTGTTGCCATCGATCCGGTCTCGCGCGTTGAAGGCCACGGCAAGATCACCTTGCTGCTGGATCAGGACAATAAGGTCAAACAGGCCCGGTTGCATATCGTGGAATTCCGGGGCTTCGAGCGCTTCATGCAAGGCCGGCCTTACTGGGAGTTTCCGGTTATCGTGCAGCGTCTGTGCGGCATTTGTCCGATCAGCCATCAATTGGCCGCTGGCAAGGCCATCGATCAACTGGTCGGCATTGATCCGCAGAATCTGCCGCCTGCCGCAGACAAGCTAAGACGCCTGCTGCACTTTGGACAGGTGCTGCAATCCCATGCCCTGCATTTCTTTTATCTGGCCAGCCCGGATTTGCTGTTCGGCTTTGAAAGCGATCTCAATAAGCGCAATATTGTGGCTGTACTGGAAGCCTATCCGGATATCGGCCTGCAGGGCATCAAGCTGCGCAAATACGGCCAGGAAGTCATCCGCATGATTTGCGGCAAACGCATACACGGGACGGGCGCCATTGCCGGCGGCATGAACAAGCCTTTGACTCAGGCAGAGCGTGATTACCTGCTGCAGGATATCGATCAAATAATAGCTTGGGCCGCAGGGGCAGTAGAGCTGGTCAAAAAAGTGCACGGCTCCAACCAGCCGTATTACGATCAGTTTGCCACGATACGCAGCAATTATCTGGGCCTGACCAGGCCTGACGGGGCACTGGAACTGTACCATGGCGGTCTGCGCGCCAGGAGCGATAAAGGCGAGACCATCATCGATCATGTCGACTATTGCCAGTATAACGACTATATCCATGAAGAAGTACGCTCATGGAGCTACATGAAATTCCCTTATCTATTGTCGCTGGGCAAGGAGAACGGCTGGTATCGTGTAGGTCCTTTGGCGCGCATCAATAACTGCGATTACATCGATACGCCGTTGGCGGAAGCCGAGCGGCTGGAATTCAAGGCATACGGCGGTGAAGCTATGGTGCACAGCACACTGGCTTATCATTGGACGCGCATGATCGAAGCCCTGCATTGCGCCGAACGCATCAAGGAACTGCTGAACGATCCTGACATCATGAGCCATGATCTGGTTGTGGAAGGCGAGAAACGCTGTGAAGGCATTGGTGTGATCGAGGCGCCGCGCGGCACATTGTTTCATCATTATCGTGCCAACGAAGACGGTCTTGTCACTAAGGTGAACCTGATCGTTTCTACCACCAGCAACAATATGGCCATGAATGAATCCGTGCGACAGGTTGCGGCGGAGTACCTGTCCGGCCAGGAATTGACCGAGCCGTTGTTAAACAATCTGGAAGTCGCCGTTCGCGCCTATGATCCCTGTTTGTCCTGCGCGACGCATGCCGTCGGAAAAATGCCGCTGCAGCTGGAATTGATCGATACGGAAGGCAAACTGCTCGATAGGTTGGTCAGGCATAGCGACGGCGAATTCGAGCATAACCTGGATGGTTAA
- a CDS encoding DUF3465 domain-containing protein, whose product MIRKAALAFSIAVSAGMLLPGCENKPASTDTSLKRLTGDFEGQQSDIQDFTDLNALTDAFENQRSNIQVRQAGTIVKILPDDTNGSRHQRFIVRLSSGQSLLIAHNIDLAPKVEGISEGSMISFSGEYEWNNKGGVIHWTHHDPQGQHEGGWLTYNGRKYE is encoded by the coding sequence ATGATCAGGAAAGCAGCCTTGGCTTTTTCGATTGCCGTCAGCGCAGGCATGCTGCTGCCCGGCTGCGAAAATAAACCAGCCTCAACTGATACCAGCCTAAAAAGACTAACAGGTGATTTTGAAGGCCAACAAAGCGATATTCAAGACTTTACCGACTTAAATGCCTTAACTGACGCTTTCGAGAACCAGCGCAGCAACATACAGGTCAGGCAAGCAGGCACGATTGTCAAAATACTGCCCGACGATACCAACGGCTCGCGGCATCAGCGCTTTATCGTGCGGTTAAGTTCCGGCCAGTCCTTATTGATTGCGCACAACATCGATCTAGCGCCCAAAGTCGAGGGCATTAGCGAAGGATCAATGATCAGTTTCTCTGGCGAGTATGAATGGAACAATAAAGGCGGCGTCATTCACTGGACGCATCATGATCCGCAAGGCCAGCATGAAGGCGGATGGCTAACCTATAACGGCAGGAAATATGAGTAG
- a CDS encoding NADP oxidoreductase: MTDKVKVATVSLAGCFGCHMSLLDIDERIVQLAGRVEFIRSPLTDIKRCTDCDIGLIEGGVCNSENVHTLREFRKHCRILVAVGACAINGGLPNYRNYVPLEECLGESYLDGIGVENPHIPNDPELPLLLDKVYPVHEVVKIDYFLPGCPPAADVFWKFLTDSLEGRDPSLPYELIHYD; encoded by the coding sequence ATGACGGATAAAGTCAAAGTTGCAACCGTGTCGCTGGCAGGCTGCTTCGGCTGCCATATGTCGCTGCTTGATATTGATGAACGCATAGTGCAGCTGGCTGGCCGGGTTGAATTCATCCGCTCGCCGCTTACCGATATAAAGCGCTGCACCGATTGCGATATAGGCCTGATTGAGGGCGGGGTGTGCAATTCGGAAAACGTTCATACACTGCGGGAATTCCGTAAGCACTGCAGGATTCTGGTGGCTGTCGGCGCCTGCGCCATCAATGGCGGCCTGCCCAATTACAGAAATTATGTGCCGCTGGAAGAGTGTCTGGGGGAATCTTATCTGGACGGAATCGGCGTCGAGAATCCGCATATTCCCAATGATCCCGAACTGCCTTTGCTGCTGGACAAGGTGTATCCGGTGCATGAAGTCGTCAAGATAGATTATTTTCTGCCGGGCTGCCCGCCTGCAGCCGATGTATTCTGGAAATTCCTGACCGATTCGCTGGAAGGCCGTGACCCATCGCTGCCTTATGAATTGATCCACTACGACTAG
- the purN gene encoding phosphoribosylglycinamide formyltransferase, whose amino-acid sequence MKISFIASHGGSSARHIIAAIEQKTLAAELGVVITNNSDSAILRWCQEQHIPVHLINAKTHPDPESEDLAIMNALAEAQTDLVVLSGYMKKIGPHTLARFNGHILNIHPALLPKHGGHGLYGDRVHEAVLKSGDTVSGASVHLINERYDEGPVLKQSHVPILPDDTVASLRARVQATEGDLYLETLKDIIEGKL is encoded by the coding sequence ATGAAAATCAGCTTCATCGCCTCACACGGCGGCTCTTCCGCCAGACACATCATCGCCGCCATTGAGCAAAAAACCTTGGCCGCCGAACTGGGCGTGGTCATTACTAACAATTCCGATTCAGCCATATTGCGCTGGTGCCAAGAGCAGCACATCCCTGTGCATCTGATCAATGCCAAAACGCATCCCGATCCGGAAAGCGAAGACCTGGCGATTATGAATGCGCTGGCTGAGGCCCAGACCGATCTGGTCGTGCTGTCGGGCTATATGAAAAAAATCGGCCCGCATACGCTGGCGCGCTTTAACGGCCATATCCTGAACATACACCCGGCGCTATTGCCGAAGCACGGCGGCCACGGTCTCTACGGCGATCGCGTCCATGAAGCCGTGCTGAAATCGGGTGATACGGTCTCCGGCGCCTCCGTGCATCTGATCAACGAGCGCTATGACGAAGGCCCCGTGCTCAAGCAGAGCCATGTGCCGATTTTGCCTGACGACACGGTCGCTTCTCTGCGCGCCCGCGTACAGGCAACGGAAGGCGATCTCTATCTGGAAACGCTTAAGGATATCATTGAGGGAAAGCTGTGA
- the secA gene encoding preprotein translocase subunit SecA, producing the protein MLGKLVRLVVGSRNDRLIKNKRKLVKKINALASEYEKLSDEALRGKTQEFRDRLAQGEKLDNLLPEAFATVREASTRVFGMRHFDVQLIGGMILHDGKIAEMKTGEGKTLMATLAAYLNALPGRGVHVVTVNDYLARRDSEWMGRLYGFLGLTTGVIVSQLDSRERRQAYAADITYGTNNEFGFDYLRDNMAFSLEQKVQRDLHFAVVDEVDSILIDEARTPLIISGPTEEGTEVYVKTNEIIPFLTKQEKEGEKGDYTVDEKVRQIYLTEEGHERIERLMVEHGLMAEGSSLYDAANIRLMHYLNASLRAHVLFQKDVDYIVANNEVIIVDEFTGRIMPGRRWSEGLHQAIEAKEHVTIQNENQTLASITFQNYFRLYHKLSGMTGTADTEAFELNKIYGLEVVVVPTHRPMVRKDLGDVVYLTAREKYEAVAKDIQACVERGQPVLVGTTSIENSERLSALLKQLGIKHEVLNAKQHEREAHIVAQAGMPGAVTIATNMAGRGTDIVLGGNLETELAALGEDAAEDEKASIRGAWLDRHERVIESGGLHVIGSERHESRRIDNQLRGRSGRQGDPGSTRFYLSLEDDLMRIFASERVAGLMQKLGMGDGEAIEHPWVTRSIENAQRKVEARNFDIRKEILAYDDVANDQRKVIYEQRNELMAAADVSDIVSAIRGDVVNDVITQYIPPKTMEEQWDIKGLEEHLHQEFNVHIPVQKMLDEDKNLQEESLRNRIIDILEQNHKEKEQQISKEVLQHVEKSVMLQVLDNSWKEHLAAMDYLRQGIHLRGYAQKDPKQEYKREAFQMFTALLDHIKHEVITILAKVQVRQEEDVQALDEQMQAPKEMHFEHAEVSVLEEQPQEVPPEEKPAQPFVRASDKVGRNDPCPCGSGLKYKQCHGKLS; encoded by the coding sequence ATGCTCGGTAAGCTGGTTAGATTAGTTGTAGGAAGCCGTAACGACAGGCTTATAAAGAACAAAAGGAAGTTGGTCAAAAAGATCAATGCATTAGCTTCTGAATACGAAAAATTATCTGATGAAGCCTTAAGAGGCAAAACGCAGGAGTTTCGTGACCGTCTGGCGCAAGGCGAAAAGCTTGATAACCTGCTTCCGGAAGCATTCGCAACAGTCAGAGAAGCATCCACACGCGTCTTTGGCATGCGTCATTTCGATGTGCAGCTGATCGGCGGCATGATCCTGCATGACGGCAAAATCGCTGAAATGAAAACCGGTGAAGGTAAAACCCTGATGGCGACTCTGGCGGCTTATTTGAATGCTTTGCCAGGACGCGGCGTGCATGTCGTGACCGTCAATGACTATTTGGCCAGACGCGACTCCGAGTGGATGGGACGCTTGTACGGCTTTTTGGGATTAACGACCGGCGTCATCGTCAGCCAGTTGGATAGCCGTGAACGGCGGCAGGCTTATGCGGCCGATATCACTTACGGGACCAACAACGAATTCGGCTTCGACTATCTGCGCGACAACATGGCATTCAGTCTGGAGCAGAAAGTTCAGCGCGATCTGCACTTTGCCGTCGTCGACGAGGTGGACTCGATTCTGATCGATGAAGCCAGGACGCCGCTGATCATTTCCGGCCCTACCGAGGAAGGCACCGAGGTTTATGTCAAAACCAATGAGATCATACCGTTCCTGACCAAGCAGGAAAAAGAGGGCGAGAAAGGCGATTACACGGTCGATGAGAAAGTCCGTCAGATCTATCTGACCGAAGAAGGCCATGAGCGCATAGAACGCTTGATGGTCGAACATGGCCTGATGGCCGAAGGCAGCAGTCTCTACGACGCGGCCAACATCCGCCTGATGCATTATCTGAACGCATCGTTGCGGGCGCATGTGCTGTTTCAAAAAGATGTCGATTACATCGTCGCCAATAATGAAGTTATCATCGTCGATGAATTCACAGGGCGCATCATGCCGGGCCGGCGCTGGTCCGAAGGTTTGCATCAGGCGATCGAAGCGAAAGAGCATGTCACGATCCAGAATGAAAACCAGACGCTGGCTTCGATTACGTTCCAGAACTATTTTCGCTTGTACCACAAGCTTTCGGGCATGACCGGCACGGCCGATACGGAAGCGTTCGAGCTGAACAAGATTTACGGCCTTGAAGTGGTCGTGGTGCCCACGCACAGACCGATGGTCCGTAAAGATCTGGGGGATGTGGTCTATCTGACTGCACGCGAGAAATATGAAGCCGTAGCCAAGGATATTCAGGCTTGCGTCGAGCGCGGCCAGCCGGTTCTGGTCGGCACGACATCGATCGAGAACTCGGAACGCTTGTCGGCGTTGCTGAAACAGCTTGGCATCAAGCACGAAGTGCTCAATGCCAAGCAGCACGAGCGCGAAGCGCATATCGTTGCGCAGGCGGGTATGCCCGGCGCTGTCACGATCGCGACTAACATGGCCGGACGCGGTACCGATATCGTGCTCGGCGGCAACCTGGAGACGGAACTTGCCGCTTTGGGCGAAGATGCGGCTGAGGACGAAAAGGCAAGTATACGCGGCGCCTGGCTGGACAGACATGAGCGGGTTATTGAAAGCGGCGGTCTGCACGTGATCGGTTCTGAGCGCCATGAATCGCGCCGCATCGACAATCAGTTAAGAGGTCGCTCCGGACGTCAAGGCGACCCGGGGTCAACACGTTTTTATCTATCGCTGGAAGATGATCTGATGCGTATTTTCGCCTCGGAACGTGTAGCGGGTCTGATGCAGAAATTAGGCATGGGTGACGGTGAGGCAATCGAGCATCCATGGGTAACGCGTTCCATCGAAAATGCCCAGCGCAAGGTTGAAGCGCGTAACTTCGATATTCGTAAGGAAATTCTTGCCTATGACGATGTCGCCAACGACCAGCGTAAAGTAATTTATGAACAGCGTAATGAGCTGATGGCGGCGGCAGATGTGTCCGACATTGTTTCAGCGATACGCGGAGATGTCGTCAACGATGTCATTACCCAGTATATCCCGCCTAAGACTATGGAAGAGCAGTGGGACATAAAAGGTCTGGAGGAGCATTTGCACCAGGAGTTCAACGTTCATATTCCAGTGCAAAAAATGCTTGATGAGGATAAGAATCTGCAAGAAGAGTCCTTGCGCAATCGCATCATCGATATTCTGGAGCAAAACCATAAAGAAAAAGAACAGCAGATTTCCAAGGAAGTGTTACAGCATGTCGAAAAGTCAGTCATGCTGCAAGTATTGGATAACAGTTGGAAAGAACATCTGGCCGCGATGGACTACCTGCGTCAGGGCATTCACTTGAGAGGCTACGCGCAAAAAGATCCCAAGCAGGAATACAAACGTGAAGCCTTTCAGATGTTCACTGCGCTGCTCGACCATATAAAGCATGAGGTCATCACTATCCTGGCAAAAGTTCAGGTCCGCCAGGAAGAAGATGTGCAGGCTCTTGACGAACAAATGCAAGCGCCGAAAGAGATGCATTTCGAGCATGCGGAGGTTTCGGTCCTGGAGGAGCAGCCACAGGAAGTTCCGCCAGAGGAGAAGCCTGCACAACCTTTTGTTCGTGCCAGCGATAAGGTTGGACGCAATGACCCTTGCCCTTGCGGATCAGGCCTGAAATATAAGCAATGCCATGGCAAGTTAAGTTGA
- a CDS encoding hydrogenase maturation protease — protein MVKPVLLFGYGNLSRGDDALGPLLLEFVESHQGLGNIDILSDFQLQIEHALDLEGRALVLFVDASVSCAKAFDFAELSPARDKSYSTHALSPSTVLAVYQDVRKQTPPPCFLLSIRAEQFELGSGLSPEAEVCLTQASQFATLLLNNPALDFWRQQAKLCKEESHA, from the coding sequence ATGGTTAAGCCAGTCCTGCTGTTCGGTTACGGCAATCTCAGTCGCGGCGACGATGCCCTGGGGCCGCTGTTGCTGGAGTTCGTCGAATCCCATCAGGGCCTGGGCAATATCGATATATTGTCCGATTTTCAGCTGCAGATCGAACATGCGCTGGATCTTGAGGGCAGAGCCTTGGTTTTGTTTGTCGATGCGTCCGTATCCTGTGCGAAAGCGTTCGATTTTGCTGAACTCAGCCCTGCGCGCGACAAAAGTTATAGCACGCATGCATTGAGTCCTTCCACAGTTTTGGCCGTGTATCAGGATGTCAGGAAACAGACCCCGCCGCCATGCTTTTTGTTGAGTATCAGGGCAGAGCAATTTGAATTAGGCTCTGGATTGAGCCCGGAAGCCGAGGTTTGCTTAACGCAGGCCAGTCAGTTCGCAACACTGTTATTGAATAATCCGGCGCTCGATTTTTGGCGGCAGCAGGCAAAGTTGTGCAAGGAAGAGAGTCATGCATGA
- a CDS encoding cold-shock protein, which yields MASTTTGTVKWFNSEKGFGFIQQENGPDVFVHFRNINGSGFKSLDEGQRVQFVVTQGQKGPQAEEVTII from the coding sequence ATGGCTTCCACTACTACTGGTACCGTTAAATGGTTTAACTCTGAAAAAGGCTTCGGCTTTATTCAACAAGAAAACGGCCCTGATGTATTTGTTCATTTCCGTAACATCAACGGTTCCGGCTTTAAATCACTTGATGAAGGCCAAAGAGTACAGTTTGTTGTGACTCAAGGTCAAAAAGGCCCGCAAGCAGAAGAAGTAACCATCATCTAA